A region from the Helcococcus ovis genome encodes:
- the rsmB gene encoding 16S rRNA (cytosine(967)-C(5))-methyltransferase RsmB: MYLYIVCHFLLDRRIIIKAREMAIITIRDILDKNLFSNEIIALNIKKLNKIDHNFYRQLVYGVIENLYYLDYIIGKISSVKLKKIDKNILNILRLGIYELRFLNNENYASINEAVKLSKKFNYKSKNFVNAILRNFDRDIENLSIVNIKDIDERYSIQYSINIELIRYIKKYYDNYLEIIESFNKVPSFSLRVNTMLTSKEDLREILKLKGYIVDESKISKDSLIVENPSNMTDLEEFKNGLFTIQDQASILVSEILNPSENSNVLDLCAAPGSKSTHLLQIMNDKGLIYSNDISKNKLNKIKENFDRLKFKNYKIINFDATQVIENFEEKFDYILVDAPCSGIGVIKRKPEIKLKKTMDEINSLSLIQSSILSNAYKYLKKGGFIVYSTCTIGNVENLDIIDKFLNENNDMKIVEINGKNYIQLLPDTDNDGFFICKIAKR; the protein is encoded by the coding sequence ATGTATTTATATATAGTTTGCCATTTTTTATTAGATAGGAGAATTATTATTAAAGCAAGAGAAATGGCTATAATTACAATAAGAGATATTTTAGATAAAAATTTATTTTCTAATGAAATTATTGCCTTAAATATAAAAAAATTAAATAAAATTGATCATAATTTTTATAGACAATTAGTTTATGGAGTTATTGAAAATTTATATTATTTAGATTATATTATCGGGAAAATATCAAGTGTTAAATTAAAAAAAATTGATAAAAATATTTTAAATATTTTAAGGCTAGGTATTTATGAGTTGAGATTTTTAAATAATGAAAACTATGCATCAATAAATGAAGCAGTAAAGTTATCAAAAAAATTTAATTATAAATCAAAGAATTTTGTAAATGCTATTCTTAGAAATTTTGATAGAGATATTGAAAATTTAAGTATTGTTAATATTAAAGATATAGATGAAAGATATTCTATACAATATTCGATAAATATTGAGTTAATTAGATACATAAAAAAGTATTATGATAATTATTTAGAAATAATTGAAAGTTTTAATAAAGTACCAAGTTTTTCTCTTAGAGTTAATACAATGTTGACAAGTAAAGAAGATTTAAGAGAAATATTAAAGTTAAAAGGATATATAGTTGACGAGTCTAAAATTTCAAAAGATTCTTTAATTGTAGAAAATCCTTCTAATATGACGGATTTAGAAGAATTTAAGAATGGTTTATTTACAATTCAAGACCAAGCAAGTATTTTAGTTTCAGAGATATTAAATCCAAGTGAAAATTCAAATGTATTGGACTTATGTGCGGCTCCAGGTTCAAAATCAACACATTTACTTCAAATAATGAATGATAAGGGGTTGATTTATTCAAATGATATATCGAAAAATAAATTAAATAAAATAAAAGAAAATTTTGATAGGTTGAAATTTAAAAATTATAAAATAATTAATTTTGATGCAACACAAGTAATAGAAAATTTTGAAGAAAAGTTTGATTATATTTTAGTTGATGCTCCTTGTTCAGGAATTGGTGTAATAAAGCGTAAACCAGAGATAAAGTTAAAAAAAACTATGGATGAAATAAATTCATTATCATTAATTCAAAGTAGTATTTTAAGTAATGCGTATAAGTATCTCAAAAAAGGTGGATTTATTGTATATAGTACATGTACAATAGGAAATGTAGAGAATTTAGATATTATTGATAAATTCTTAAATGAAAATAATGACATGAAAATCGTTGAAATTAATGGAAAAAATTATATACAACTTTTACCTGATACTGATAATGATGGCTTTTTTATTTGTAAAATAGCGAAAAGATGA
- a CDS encoding Stp1/IreP family PP2C-type Ser/Thr phosphatase, whose protein sequence is MEFYSTTDVGKKRKNNEDAFINYNSDDFDLFIVADGMGGYSAGEIASNMAVNIIKDYIVKNFDKENIFDLIAESVRDANDAILQKSLKNEECRGMGTTIVIAIIVDDCLYFSNVGDSRIYLYSEDNFRQISKDHSYVQELLDIGAITEEDAKFYPKNLVTSAVGIENTYKININKIPLSPNDNILLCTDGLTDLIDDIDIEDVLQNKYEAKESCEILQYIANSTGGYDNITITIIKY, encoded by the coding sequence ATGGAATTTTATTCTACAACAGATGTAGGGAAAAAAAGAAAAAATAATGAGGATGCCTTTATTAATTACAATAGTGATGATTTTGATTTATTTATTGTTGCAGATGGCATGGGTGGATATTCAGCTGGAGAAATTGCATCTAATATGGCTGTAAACATTATTAAAGACTACATTGTTAAAAATTTTGATAAAGAAAATATATTTGATTTGATTGCAGAATCTGTAAGAGATGCTAATGATGCTATTTTGCAAAAATCATTAAAAAATGAAGAATGTAGAGGTATGGGAACAACTATTGTTATAGCAATAATAGTTGATGATTGTCTTTACTTTTCTAATGTTGGAGATAGCAGAATTTATCTTTACTCTGAAGACAATTTTAGACAGATTAGTAAAGACCATTCTTATGTCCAGGAGTTACTTGATATAGGAGCTATTACAGAAGAAGATGCTAAATTTTATCCTAAAAATTTAGTAACTAGTGCAGTTGGTATTGAAAATACATATAAGATTAATATAAATAAAATTCCTTTAAGTCCAAATGACAATATATTGTTATGTACGGATGGATTAACTGATTTAATCGATGATATTGATATTGAAGATGTACTACAAAACAAATATGAAGCAAAAGAATCCTGTGAAATTTTACAATATATAGCAAATTCTACAGGAGGATATGATAATATAACAATTACGATAATTAAGTATTAA
- the pknB gene encoding Stk1 family PASTA domain-containing Ser/Thr kinase — translation MKGKVLNGRYEIKDIIGMGGMAIVYDGYDTILHREVAIKILKDNLVENQEFFNRLKEEASASASISDDNIVSIYDISTTIINEKNVDYIVMEKIKGNTLKEIIQEKAPLSNEMLLDYSMQIAKALQSAHIHGLVHRDIKPANILVNQNNKIKVTDFGIARVASDVTITYTSSILGTVHYISPEQAKGQPIDSRSDLYSLGVLMYEMATGKVPFDGESPVGIAVKHIQETPQPISELAPDIDKNIEKVILKLLNKNPEDRYKTASNILIDLNKIKSGRDVEIEDINDIDKTVKIAEKEDVLRESVVYKTKSSETNESENIDVKKNKVNWKLVGVISFLLLAISGMIYLIASNLSSKNQDSLMVTVPSVIDVNEKDAINLLTEKGLEVSIKERVFDKSIIKGNVISQSINSQTSVKKGRVIELTISKGRELLRVPNIVGFSLDDVKDIIKKNGFKIGTTSNEDSDAPKGQIIKQLPKEGEEVESGTEINIILSNGQKKEKTDNKITVPSVLSYEQEEAISLLKKSNLDVKIESESSNVARNLVIKQKPEPSSKVEQGTTVTIVISTGPQQNQQNNVNLREYVFNVNVPNTPNKTFNLTIINKTNGKVVFNNTLNKNNAKEGKLQIKFNAESDAKFDVYFDGEKADVNYGN, via the coding sequence ATGAAAGGTAAAGTATTAAACGGTAGATACGAGATTAAAGATATTATTGGAATGGGGGGCATGGCTATAGTATATGATGGATATGATACTATTCTTCATAGAGAAGTTGCAATAAAAATCTTAAAGGATAATCTTGTAGAAAATCAGGAATTTTTTAATAGATTAAAAGAAGAAGCATCGGCTTCTGCTTCAATTTCAGATGATAATATAGTTTCTATATATGATATTTCAACAACAATTATTAACGAAAAAAATGTTGATTACATTGTTATGGAAAAAATTAAAGGTAACACTTTAAAAGAAATTATTCAAGAAAAAGCTCCTCTTAGTAATGAAATGCTTTTAGACTATTCAATGCAAATTGCTAAAGCATTACAATCTGCACATATTCATGGTTTAGTTCATAGAGACATTAAACCGGCAAATATCTTAGTAAATCAAAATAATAAGATAAAAGTTACTGATTTTGGGATAGCAAGAGTTGCATCGGATGTTACGATAACTTATACATCATCAATTTTAGGTACGGTGCATTATATTTCGCCGGAACAAGCAAAAGGACAACCGATAGATTCAAGATCTGATTTATACTCTTTAGGTGTTTTAATGTATGAAATGGCAACGGGAAAAGTTCCATTTGATGGGGAAAGTCCTGTGGGTATTGCCGTAAAACATATACAAGAAACACCTCAGCCAATATCTGAATTAGCACCGGATATAGATAAAAATATTGAAAAAGTTATATTAAAATTGTTAAATAAAAATCCGGAAGATAGATATAAGACAGCAAGCAATATTTTAATAGATTTGAATAAAATAAAATCCGGAAGAGATGTTGAAATAGAAGATATAAACGATATTGATAAAACTGTTAAAATTGCTGAAAAAGAAGATGTTTTGAGAGAATCAGTTGTATACAAAACAAAATCATCTGAAACAAATGAGTCGGAAAATATTGATGTGAAAAAGAATAAGGTAAATTGGAAACTGGTAGGAGTTATATCATTTTTATTACTTGCAATATCAGGCATGATTTATCTAATAGCAAGTAATTTATCAAGTAAAAATCAAGATAGTTTAATGGTTACAGTGCCAAGTGTTATAGATGTAAATGAAAAAGATGCGATTAATCTTTTAACTGAAAAAGGTTTGGAAGTATCCATTAAAGAAAGAGTATTTGATAAGTCAATTATTAAAGGTAATGTCATATCTCAATCGATAAATTCTCAAACTTCTGTAAAAAAAGGTAGAGTAATAGAGCTTACCATCAGTAAAGGTAGAGAATTGTTAAGAGTGCCAAATATTGTAGGTTTTAGTCTTGATGATGTTAAAGATATTATAAAGAAAAATGGATTCAAAATAGGCACTACAAGTAATGAAGATTCAGATGCACCGAAAGGACAAATCATTAAACAGCTTCCTAAAGAAGGTGAAGAGGTAGAAAGCGGAACTGAAATAAATATTATTTTGAGTAATGGACAAAAAAAAGAAAAAACTGATAATAAAATTACAGTACCAAGTGTTTTAAGTTATGAACAAGAAGAAGCCATTAGTTTATTAAAAAAATCTAATTTAGATGTTAAAATTGAAAGTGAATCTAGTAATGTAGCAAGAAATCTTGTAATAAAGCAAAAGCCTGAACCTTCAAGTAAAGTTGAACAAGGCACTACTGTGACAATTGTTATAAGTACAGGTCCACAACAAAATCAGCAAAACAATGTAAACTTAAGAGAGTATGTATTTAATGTAAATGTTCCTAATACACCTAATAAAACATTTAATTTAACAATTATAAATAAAACTAATGGAAAAGTTGTTTTCAATAACACATTGAATAAAAATAATGCAAAAGAGGGTAAGTTGCAAATAAAATTTAATGCTGAATCAGATGCAAAATTTGATGTATATTTTGATGGAGAAAAAGCTGACGTAAATTATGGAAACTAA
- the rsgA gene encoding ribosome small subunit-dependent GTPase A — protein sequence METKGIIIKSQKELYYVKYKNKTYMCKARGIFRDKNLKPLVGDRVDIQILDENTGYIEKIYDRKNSLIRPPIANIDQILLVHSLTDPEINYVTFDKYLVMLEHFKIPVKIIINKVDLAKDEDIKKFEDIYSKTKYEYVFTSAKNNQGIGKLNKMMKDKISSFAGPSGVGKSTILNLLHENFDVQTGKISNKTSRGKHTTRHTELFEIDENTFIFDTPGFSALNLDFIENFRDVKKYYPEFEIFKVGCKFNDCDHINEPNCSIKKEMELKKISKNRYESYLYIYNERKNERKF from the coding sequence ATGGAAACTAAAGGAATAATTATTAAATCTCAAAAAGAGTTATATTATGTAAAATATAAAAATAAGACATATATGTGTAAAGCTAGAGGAATTTTTAGAGATAAAAACCTAAAACCTCTTGTTGGAGATAGAGTTGATATTCAAATATTAGATGAAAATACCGGATATATAGAAAAAATATATGATAGAAAAAATTCATTAATACGTCCTCCAATTGCAAATATTGATCAAATACTTTTAGTTCATAGTTTGACTGATCCTGAAATTAATTATGTTACATTCGATAAATATTTAGTAATGTTAGAGCATTTTAAGATACCGGTTAAAATAATTATAAATAAAGTTGACTTAGCAAAAGATGAGGATATAAAAAAATTTGAAGACATTTATAGTAAAACTAAATATGAGTATGTATTTACAAGTGCTAAAAACAATCAAGGTATTGGAAAATTAAATAAAATGATGAAAGATAAGATTTCATCATTTGCCGGACCATCAGGGGTAGGGAAATCTACAATATTAAATTTATTGCATGAAAATTTTGATGTACAAACAGGTAAAATTAGTAATAAAACATCCAGAGGTAAACATACTACCAGGCATACAGAATTGTTTGAAATTGATGAAAATACATTTATTTTTGATACACCTGGATTTAGTGCATTAAACCTTGATTTTATTGAAAATTTTAGAGATGTAAAAAAATATTATCCCGAATTTGAGATATTTAAGGTGGGATGTAAATTTAACGATTGTGATCATATTAATGAACCAAATTGTTCAATAAAAAAAGAAATGGAACTTAAAAAAATAAGCAAAAATAGATATGAAAGTTATCTATACATTTATAATGAAAGAAAAAATGAAAGGAAATTTTAA
- the rpe gene encoding ribulose-phosphate 3-epimerase encodes MKELSPSLLAADFYDLRSQIEELNETDVKYLHLDVMDGSYVPNISFGPDVINNLRKHTNLIFDTHLMIQNPEKYIDKFVEVGADIISFHPETTLHPNRVVSQIKSKGVKAGIVLNTHTDENVLKYLIQDIDLVLIMSVVPGFGGQKFIPQILEKIKRVRKIIDESGRDIILEVDGGIKLENAKEISDAGCDLLVAGSAIFNKDGISKNVDDFYRVIK; translated from the coding sequence ATGAAGGAATTATCACCATCATTGTTAGCTGCTGACTTTTATGATTTAAGGTCACAAATTGAAGAATTAAATGAAACAGATGTAAAATATCTGCATTTAGATGTAATGGATGGAAGTTATGTTCCAAATATATCATTTGGTCCTGATGTAATTAATAATTTAAGAAAACATACAAATTTAATTTTTGATACACATTTAATGATACAAAATCCGGAAAAATATATTGATAAATTTGTAGAAGTTGGAGCTGATATTATTTCATTCCATCCGGAAACAACCTTGCATCCAAATAGAGTTGTTTCTCAAATTAAATCAAAAGGTGTAAAAGCCGGAATTGTATTAAATACGCATACAGATGAAAATGTTTTAAAATATTTAATTCAAGATATTGATTTGGTTTTAATTATGTCAGTTGTTCCTGGATTTGGAGGTCAAAAATTTATACCACAAATTTTAGAAAAAATTAAAAGGGTTCGTAAAATTATTGATGAATCAGGAAGAGATATTATTTTAGAAGTGGATGGTGGAATTAAATTAGAAAATGCTAAAGAAATATCAGATGCAGGTTGTGATTTGTTAGTTGCCGGTTCCGCAATATTTAACAAGGATGGTATATCTAAAAATGTAGATGATTTTTATAGGGTAATAAAATAA
- a CDS encoding thiamine diphosphokinase, which produces MKSKAVIFAGGTISGLEYISLLNDVKFENISIICVDKGVNYALENNINIDIAIGDFDSVSKKSIDYLKNSDIKILNFNKDKDMTDMELALDFCFKNNCKEVYLFGATGTRYDHSISNINLLKTYSLKGLKISIIDENNYIFYINESTVIKKLDRKISILPTNEKCVFNLYGTKWELVNHNLKFGSSLTISNEFYNDVNIEILNGDMFVILSKD; this is translated from the coding sequence ATGAAATCTAAGGCAGTAATTTTTGCAGGTGGGACAATTTCTGGATTAGAATATATTAGTTTGCTTAATGATGTAAAATTTGAAAATATTAGTATAATATGTGTTGATAAGGGTGTTAATTATGCTCTAGAAAATAATATTAATATTGATATTGCAATTGGGGATTTTGATTCAGTAAGTAAAAAATCTATTGATTATCTAAAAAATAGTGACATTAAAATACTTAATTTCAATAAAGATAAAGATATGACAGATATGGAATTAGCACTGGATTTTTGTTTTAAAAATAATTGTAAGGAAGTTTATTTGTTTGGTGCCACTGGTACAAGATATGATCATAGTATTTCAAATATTAATTTATTAAAAACATATTCATTAAAAGGGCTGAAGATATCTATAATTGATGAAAATAATTATATTTTTTATATAAATGAATCTACAGTTATAAAAAAATTAGATAGAAAAATTTCGATACTTCCAACTAATGAAAAATGTGTATTTAACTTGTATGGTACAAAATGGGAATTAGTAAATCACAATTTGAAATTTGGTAGCTCTTTAACTATATCAAATGAATTTTATAATGATGTTAATATCGAAATTTTAAATGGAGATATGTTTGTAATATTAAGTAAAGATTAA
- a CDS encoding GIY-YIG nuclease family protein — MSNYVYILKCSDDSYYTGYTNNLENRIKKHNNKKASKYTRIRVPVKYVFIKKCIDKIEATKFEYKIKQLPRIKKEKLIKGLISLEELFNI, encoded by the coding sequence ATGAGTAACTATGTATATATTTTAAAATGTTCTGATGATTCATATTATACAGGATATACTAATAATCTTGAAAATAGAATTAAAAAACATAACAACAAAAAAGCATCAAAATACACTAGAATAAGAGTACCTGTAAAATATGTCTTTATAAAAAAATGTATCGATAAAATTGAAGCCACAAAATTTGAATATAAAATCAAACAATTACCTAGAATTAAAAAAGAAAAGTTAATAAAGGGATTAATTTCCCTTGAAGAACTTTTCAATATTTAA
- a CDS encoding regulatory protein RecX has protein sequence MYIKNINFNEKKNLFIVTLDDNTKFNISYELYEKLNLAPNHDINEKEYNLLDEEDNYQCCKYIAENFINYKMRTEFEIHRKLTQSTKNSASINKVIQYYKKLDLINDERYAEEYIKQNITYRYLSKKMIEFKLKEKGIDSKISKKYLNEYDNEIEYKNALNVFNKKYKNEDLSDYKIKQKYFRFLSSKGFDFSIINRILKDE, from the coding sequence ATGTATATAAAAAATATAAATTTTAACGAAAAAAAGAACTTATTTATAGTCACTTTAGACGATAATACCAAATTTAATATTTCTTATGAATTATATGAAAAACTAAACCTTGCTCCAAATCATGACATTAATGAAAAGGAATATAATTTATTGGATGAAGAAGATAATTACCAATGCTGCAAATACATAGCAGAAAATTTTATAAATTATAAAATGAGAACAGAATTTGAAATACATAGAAAACTAACTCAAAGCACAAAGAATTCTGCATCAATTAACAAAGTAATTCAATATTATAAAAAATTAGATTTAATAAATGATGAAAGATATGCTGAAGAATATATTAAACAAAATATTACTTACAGATATTTAAGTAAAAAAATGATTGAATTTAAGCTAAAAGAAAAAGGCATAGACAGTAAAATTTCAAAAAAATACCTGAATGAATACGATAATGAGATAGAATATAAAAATGCATTAAATGTATTTAATAAAAAATACAAAAATGAAGATCTAAGTGATTATAAAATTAAGCAGAAATATTTTAGATTTCTTTCTTCAAAAGGGTTTGATTTTAGCATAATTAATAGGATATTAAAAGATGAGTAA
- a CDS encoding YdbC family protein → MAEIKFEIVENLGVLSTNAKGWRKELNLVSWNEREPKYDLRDWNEDHTRMTKGITFTEEEAKILKEILEDEFK, encoded by the coding sequence ATGGCAGAAATAAAATTTGAAATAGTTGAAAATCTTGGTGTATTATCTACTAATGCAAAAGGATGGAGAAAAGAATTGAATCTTGTTTCTTGGAATGAAAGAGAACCAAAATATGATTTACGTGATTGGAATGAAGATCACACAAGAATGACAAAAGGGATTACTTTTACAGAAGAAGAAGCAAAAATTTTAAAAGAAATTTTAGAAGACGAATTTAAGTAA
- a CDS encoding metallophosphoesterase: MIYAIADLHLDVTKKKDMSVFGGNWGGYEEKIFNQWNDIITNDDLVLIPGDISWAMRLEDAVKDLDRIEKLNGTKILMKGNHDYWWSSLKKINNLNYKTMSFLQNNSFIFNKKIIVGTRGWDSRDSASFDENDEKIFSRELARLELSINDALERFKEYDEIIAMLHYPPFDKKLNPNEFTEIFKKYNIKKVIYGHIHGNLAKKMPHGLIDGIEYFCVSGDLIDFKPIKITN, from the coding sequence ATGATTTATGCTATAGCTGATTTACATTTAGATGTAACTAAGAAAAAGGATATGTCAGTTTTCGGCGGTAATTGGGGTGGTTATGAAGAAAAAATTTTTAACCAATGGAATGACATAATAACTAATGACGATTTAGTTTTGATACCTGGAGATATATCTTGGGCCATGAGGCTGGAAGATGCTGTGAAGGATTTAGATAGAATCGAAAAGCTTAATGGAACCAAGATACTGATGAAAGGTAATCATGATTATTGGTGGAGTTCGCTAAAAAAAATTAATAACTTAAATTATAAAACAATGAGTTTTTTACAAAATAACTCATTTATTTTTAACAAAAAAATTATTGTAGGTACAAGAGGTTGGGATAGTAGAGACTCAGCATCATTTGATGAAAACGATGAAAAAATATTTTCCAGAGAACTTGCAAGATTAGAGTTATCAATTAATGATGCGTTAGAAAGATTTAAGGAATATGATGAAATTATTGCGATGTTGCATTATCCACCATTTGATAAAAAATTGAATCCGAATGAATTCACTGAAATATTTAAAAAATATAATATAAAAAAAGTGATTTATGGACATATACATGGAAATTTAGCAAAAAAAATGCCTCATGGATTAATTGATGGTATAGAGTATTTTTGTGTATCTGGTGATTTGATAGATTTTAAACCAATAAAAATAACAAATTAG
- the greA gene encoding transcription elongation factor GreA, whose protein sequence is MTVSEKVLLTQEGYNKLKDELEYLVTVKRAECSDKIRIARGFGDLSENAEYDEAKDEQAKVESRIVEIELQLKNVEIIDENIKKNNKTVCIGDTVKVVDLNNKREMELMIVGTIEANIAERKISNESPLGKALLNSKEGETVEVKTKVSKLQYKVEKIIR, encoded by the coding sequence ATGACAGTAAGTGAAAAAGTATTATTAACTCAAGAGGGTTATAATAAATTAAAAGATGAATTAGAATATTTGGTAACTGTAAAAAGAGCTGAATGTTCAGATAAAATTAGAATTGCTAGAGGATTTGGTGACCTTTCAGAAAATGCTGAATATGATGAAGCAAAAGATGAACAAGCCAAAGTTGAGTCAAGAATTGTTGAAATAGAATTACAATTAAAAAATGTTGAAATTATTGATGAAAATATTAAGAAAAACAATAAGACTGTTTGTATTGGGGATACTGTAAAAGTTGTAGATTTAAACAACAAAAGAGAAATGGAATTAATGATTGTAGGTACAATAGAAGCAAATATTGCCGAAAGAAAAATTTCAAATGAATCTCCATTAGGAAAGGCATTATTAAATTCTAAAGAAGGAGAAACTGTAGAAGTTAAAACTAAGGTAAGTAAATTACAATACAAAGTTGAAAAAATTATTAGGTAG